The Belonocnema kinseyi isolate 2016_QV_RU_SX_M_011 chromosome 10, B_treatae_v1, whole genome shotgun sequence genome has a window encoding:
- the LOC117181138 gene encoding vegetative cell wall protein gp1-like, which translates to MPRDGQKRKRPSKGARDRQRRRVEDAANEAVPELQAAPAVLDESVSPTVPLPVAKLPSPLTAVPEPPSPTRPLPWVLKEVLPGLPGSVDPRKHNYLANCSSSGTLRLPKFFRDPCIPFPATQVDEFSFSEIPTAPLASSTPRHPELPPPATGFVCAPLPPLKLASGPIDRSGIYDDTQSRPSVITVPSTPGKNLITCPTSTRRSNPVFQGPVVTTASPIAGPSGLYNYLVPHTPEGPLPPHPGKWYQHTAPPTTPEGFAVPAAASSSGDTLSLAVGRLLLLLDLSQYVSAPPANTSS; encoded by the exons ATGCCGAGGGATGGTCAAAAGCGCAAACGCCCTAGCAAAGGGGCCCGCGATCGTCAACGCCGCCGGGTGGAAGACGCCGCGAACGAGGCCGTTCCGGAACTTCAGGCCGCTCCTGCGGTGCTAGACGAATCCGTTTCACCGACGGTACCCTTGCCGGTGGCCAAATTACCATCACCACTGACCGCCGTACCCGAGCCTCCGTCACCGACACGCCCGCTTCCATGGGTGCTGAAGGAAGTTTTACCGGGACTGCCGGGTAGCGTCGATCCGCGTAAACACAATTATCTCGCCAATTGTTCGTCTTCCGGGACACTGCGATTACCCAAGTTCTTCCGGGATCCTTGCATTCCTTTTCCAGCCACACAGGTGGACGAATTCTCCTTTTCCGAGATACCTACCGCGCCACTCGCCTCCTCGACTCCTCGACACCCGG AACTGCCTCCTCCGGCAACCGGGTTCGTTTGCGCACCTCTTCCTCCGTTGAAACTCGCGTCGGGTCCCATAGATCGTTCAGGCATTTACGATGATACCCAGTCTCGTCCTTCTGTAATAACCGTTCCATCGACTCCGGGAAAAAACCTAATAACGTGTCCGACATCCACCCGACGATCGAACCCCGTCTTCCAAGGTCCGGTCGTGACCACCGCCTCTCCAATCGCCGGCCCTTCCGGTCTTTACAATTATCTAGTTCCACACACTCCGGAGGGACCTCTTCCCCCCCACCCGGGTAAATGGTATCAACACACTGCACCTCCCACTACCCCGGAAGGTTTCGCAGTCCCAGCCGCCGCTAGTAGCTCTGGCGACACTCTGTCTCTAGCCGTAGGTAGGCTGCTACTGCTGTTGGACTTGTCACAGTACGTTAGCGCCCCACCAGCCAACACCTCTTCATAG
- the LOC117181140 gene encoding uncharacterized protein LOC117181140, which yields MSRDIRRYVFGCHLCLCSKPVRGRQPNNQRPRPARKAWDTVAVDLMSPYPRTTQGHNCILVVTDRFTRWVEAFPLRAADAPKIIKRIEDEVFSRYGYPRRLLSDNGPQFTGHAWAEASQRWGCQLWTTPVYHPRANPTERHNQKIRFGLRRRENAATGATPSYLLIGRTIRRPGEWKLLENDEEDQPAEEQQRRENEACTRQAAYQARYATAYERPRYYPGDWVYVPNHQLSNKVAGYNAKLAPARFGPFQVLDHVAGEVYLIWKDGNAQKIHGGVLVPLSSRAVMGEMTEVPAAINIPDQRLEPKDKWLAPREQEAGGKSLSQNLAESVGGNNTDPAGSIGGDNEDFVDTIEEERNEYPIVAVDREEMPRRDAAVEETHTTRAQTAGDRLLPEDRCVRATTLAHAQDLLSGDESDSARKPYHLRARVPVAYRDARNYAPRRRQT from the exons ATGAGCCGGGACATAAGACGATACGTGTTCGGTTGCCACCTCTGTTTATGTAGTAAGCCAGTACGTGGCCGACAACCGAACAACCAGCGTCCACGACCCGCCCGCAAGGCATGGGATACGGTAGCCGTCGATTTAATGAGCCCGTATCCTCGCACAACTCAAGGCCACAACTGCATATTGGTAGTTACCGACCGTTTTACTCGCTGGGTGGAAGCCTTCCCCCTCCGAGCAGCGGACGCACCGAAGATCATCAAGAGAATTGAAGACGAAGTTTTTAGTCGTTACGGATATCCCCGTAGGCTGTTAAGCGATAACGGCCCGCAATTCACAGGCCATGCCTGGGCGGAAGCGAGCCAGCGGTGGGGTTGCCAGCTGTGGACCACGCCAGTCTACCACCCGCGCGCCAATCCTACCGAACGCCATAATCAAAAG ATACGTTTCGGACTAAGGCGCCGAGAAAACGCCGCCACCGGTGCCACCCCAAGCTATCTTCTCATCGGGCGGACGATTCGCCGGCCGGGTGAATGGAAATTACTCGAAAATGACGAGGAAGACCAGCCAGCTGAAGAACAGCAGAGACGAGAGAACGAGGCCTGCACACGACAAGCCGCGTATCAGGCTCGATACGCGACCGCTTATGAAAGACCTAGGTACTACCCCGGTGATTGGGTGTACGTACCCAATCATCAGCTCTCAAACAAAGTCGCAGGATACAATGCCAAGTTGGCCCCCGCCCGATTTGGCCCCTTTCAGGTCCTAGACCACGTCGCTGGCGAGGTCTACCTGATTTGGAAAGACGGAAACGCTCAAAAGATACACGGCGGTGTATTGGTACCGCTGTCATCACGCGCGGTAATGGGGGAGATGACGGAAGTACCGGCCGCCATCAACATACCTGATCAGAGGCTCGAACCGAAAGATAAGTGGCTCGCACCACGCGAGCAGGAAGCCGGCGGAAAGTCGCTTTCACAAAACCTAGCCGAAAGCGTCGGCGGTAATAATACGGACCCAGCCGGAAGCATCGGCGGCGATAATGAAGACTTTGTCGATACCATCGAGGAAGAACGGAATGAGTACCCTATCGTAGCCGTCGACAGGGAGGAGATGCCACGTAGGGACGCTGCCGTTGAGGAAACGCACACCACCCGTGCACAAACAGCCGGAGACCGACTTCTACCAGAAGATAGATGCGTTCGGGCCACTACACTGGCTCACGCCCAGGATCTTTTGTCAGGAGACGAGTCAGATAGCGCTAGGAAGCCCTATCACTTACGAGCACGCGTTCCGGTAGCCTACCGCGACGCTCGAAATTACGCTCCTCGAAGGAGGCAGACGTAG